A region from the Cellvibrio sp. PSBB006 genome encodes:
- a CDS encoding undecaprenyl-diphosphate phosphatase, producing MDLIQAVVLALVQGLTEFLPVSSSAHLLLVPIFADWPDQGLAFDVALHVGSLAAVVIYFWQDIKRMFVAWFASLTRGESSEDSRLAWAVIFATIPVCIAGFFLKDLVATAMRSPLVSAFGLIAFGLLLAWADWRHRGARSEYQMNKWDVFWVGCAQALALIPGTSRSGITITAALMLGFTREAAARFSFLLSIPVIVIAGAVETNELVHARVAVDWTAMIVGTLVSGISAYLCIYYFLAFINRIGMQPFVVYRIALGILLIVLYWNPAA from the coding sequence ATGGATTTAATTCAGGCAGTTGTTTTGGCATTGGTGCAGGGGTTGACCGAATTCTTACCGGTTTCCAGCTCGGCGCATTTATTGTTGGTCCCTATCTTTGCTGACTGGCCTGATCAGGGGTTGGCATTTGATGTGGCATTACACGTGGGTAGTTTGGCTGCCGTGGTCATTTATTTTTGGCAGGATATCAAACGGATGTTTGTCGCCTGGTTCGCGTCACTGACTCGCGGCGAATCCTCAGAGGACAGTCGTCTGGCCTGGGCGGTTATCTTCGCGACTATCCCGGTTTGCATTGCCGGATTTTTTCTCAAGGATCTGGTGGCCACCGCCATGCGTTCGCCGTTGGTGTCAGCCTTTGGCTTGATTGCCTTTGGACTATTGCTCGCCTGGGCTGACTGGCGTCATCGCGGAGCGCGCAGTGAATATCAGATGAATAAATGGGATGTTTTCTGGGTGGGATGTGCCCAGGCGCTGGCGCTGATCCCCGGTACATCTCGCTCCGGTATAACGATTACGGCCGCATTGATGCTGGGCTTTACCCGGGAAGCTGCTGCGCGGTTTTCATTCCTGTTGTCGATTCCGGTGATTGTGATTGCTGGCGCAGTGGAAACCAACGAGCTGGTGCACGCACGGGTGGCGGTGGATTGGACCGCAATGATCGTAGGAACCCTGGTATCGGGAATCAGCGCTTATTTGTGTATTTATTATTTTCTGGCGTTTATCAATCGGATCGGTATGCAACCTTTTGTTGTGTATCGCATAGCCTTGGGAATTTTGTTGATTGTGCTTTACTGGAATCCAGCGGCATAA
- a CDS encoding gamma-butyrobetaine hydroxylase-like domain-containing protein encodes MIPVKIQLHKQSGILELQFGTQSYQLGAEYLRVHSPSAEVKGHGPNQATLQFGKKEVGISSIERAGNYALKIFFDDGHNSGIYTWDYLYQLSVEQESKWQAYLDALAAAGKSREKDTSVVKFV; translated from the coding sequence ATGATCCCAGTCAAGATTCAACTGCACAAGCAATCCGGAATATTGGAACTTCAATTCGGTACCCAGTCTTATCAGCTGGGTGCCGAATATTTGCGGGTGCACTCACCCAGCGCGGAAGTAAAAGGACATGGACCGAATCAGGCTACATTGCAGTTCGGCAAGAAAGAGGTGGGTATCAGCAGCATTGAGCGCGCCGGCAATTACGCATTAAAAATCTTTTTTGATGATGGTCACAACTCCGGCATCTACACCTGGGACTACCTTTATCAACTTTCTGTAGAGCAGGAAAGTAAGTGGCAGGCTTATCTTGACGCACTGGCAGCGGCTGGCAAAAGCCGCGAGAAAGATACCAGTGTCGTCAAGTTTGTTTGA
- the hslU gene encoding ATP-dependent protease ATPase subunit HslU, with the protein MSTMTPREIVHELDKHIVGQQDAKRAVAIALRNRWRRMQVPADMRSEITPKNILMIGPTGVGKTEIARRLAKLANAPFIKVEATKFTEVGYVGRDVESIIRDLVDVSIKMYREHALKTVQHRAAEAAEERILDALLPPARGGDPTLNNESGTRQVFRKKLREGELDNKEIEIDLAATPVGVEIMAPPGMEDMTSQLQNMFSSLSNGKTKKTKLTVKQAFKQLQEEEAGKLVNNEDIKAQAIEAAEQNGIVFIDEIDKVARRGQTSGADVSREGVQRDLLPLIEGCTVTTKHGIIKTDHILFITSGAFHLSKPSDLIPELQGRLPIRVELSALTPDDFERILTEPRASLTEQQQALLETEGVTIQFTKDGIRRIAETAWEVNERTENIGARRLHTILERLLEDISFDAGNEKNHLEINAAYVDDHLGELAKNEDLSRYIL; encoded by the coding sequence ATGTCCACCATGACACCCCGTGAGATTGTTCACGAACTGGATAAACATATCGTCGGCCAACAGGATGCCAAGCGTGCTGTAGCTATCGCATTGCGCAATCGCTGGCGCCGCATGCAAGTGCCCGCCGACATGCGCAGTGAAATCACCCCAAAAAATATTTTGATGATTGGTCCGACCGGCGTGGGCAAAACCGAAATTGCACGTCGTCTGGCAAAACTGGCCAATGCGCCGTTTATCAAAGTGGAAGCCACAAAATTCACTGAAGTCGGTTATGTCGGCCGCGATGTGGAATCCATTATTCGCGACCTGGTTGATGTATCGATCAAGATGTACCGTGAGCATGCGCTGAAAACTGTCCAGCACCGCGCGGCAGAAGCGGCGGAAGAGCGCATTCTGGATGCGCTGCTGCCTCCGGCGCGCGGCGGTGATCCGACCTTGAATAACGAGTCGGGTACACGACAGGTCTTCCGGAAAAAATTGCGCGAAGGCGAACTGGATAACAAAGAGATTGAAATTGATCTGGCGGCAACACCCGTCGGTGTAGAAATTATGGCACCACCGGGCATGGAAGACATGACCAGCCAATTACAAAATATGTTTTCGTCTTTATCGAATGGAAAAACCAAGAAAACCAAGCTGACGGTAAAGCAGGCTTTCAAACAACTGCAGGAAGAAGAAGCCGGCAAGCTGGTCAATAATGAAGACATTAAAGCACAAGCCATAGAAGCGGCCGAACAAAACGGCATTGTGTTTATCGATGAGATCGACAAGGTGGCGCGGCGCGGACAGACGTCTGGCGCCGATGTCTCCCGCGAGGGCGTGCAACGGGATTTACTGCCATTGATTGAAGGCTGCACCGTAACCACCAAACACGGCATCATCAAAACAGATCATATTTTGTTTATCACGTCCGGGGCCTTTCATCTAAGCAAGCCCTCAGATCTGATTCCGGAATTGCAGGGGCGCCTGCCAATTCGCGTTGAGCTAAGCGCGCTAACGCCGGACGATTTTGAACGCATACTCACCGAACCTCGCGCTTCACTCACCGAGCAGCAGCAAGCATTGCTGGAAACGGAAGGCGTAACAATTCAGTTCACCAAAGACGGTATTCGTCGAATCGCTGAAACCGCCTGGGAAGTGAACGAGCGCACCGAAAATATCGGCGCGCGTCGCCTGCATACGATTCTCGAACGATTGTTGGAGGATATTTCCTTCGATGCAGGCAATGAAAAAAACCATCTGGAAATCAATGCTGCTTATGTCGATGACCATTTAGGCGAGCTGGCAAAGAATGAAGATCTCAGCCGCTATATCCTGTAA
- the hslV gene encoding ATP-dependent protease subunit HslV, whose translation MTTILSVRREGQVVLGGDGQVSLGNTVMKGNARKVRRLYKNQVIAGFAGGTADAFTLFERFEAKLEAHNGQLVRAAVELAKDWRTDRALRRLEALLAVADKEASLIITGNGDVIQPEDDLIAIGSGGPFAQAAARALLENTQLDARSIVEKGLHIAGDICVFTNQNHTIETLEY comes from the coding sequence GTGACCACAATTCTCTCTGTACGCCGTGAAGGCCAGGTTGTGCTTGGCGGCGACGGTCAGGTTTCACTCGGCAATACGGTGATGAAAGGCAATGCACGCAAAGTGCGCCGCTTGTACAAAAATCAGGTGATCGCCGGATTCGCTGGCGGAACTGCCGATGCTTTCACCCTGTTCGAGCGCTTCGAAGCAAAGCTTGAAGCCCACAACGGCCAGTTGGTGCGCGCCGCCGTGGAATTGGCCAAAGACTGGCGCACGGATCGCGCATTGCGCCGACTTGAAGCATTACTCGCTGTAGCCGATAAAGAAGCCTCGCTCATCATCACCGGCAATGGTGACGTTATTCAACCGGAAGACGATTTGATTGCCATTGGCTCCGGCGGCCCTTTCGCGCAGGCAGCTGCGCGCGCGCTGCTGGAAAACACACAATTGGACGCCCGTAGCATCGTGGAAAAAGGATTGCATATCGCGGGCGATATTTGTGTTTTTACCAACCAGAACCACACCATCGAAACATTGGAATATTAA
- a CDS encoding SPOR domain-containing protein: MSRDYAKKNRSPNRRRAPAKPPVPGWVWLLIGGILGAFIMFLVYLADVVPQPATQEKPVAEKPKVTRTETEEEKVPKPRFDFYKLLQESEVIVPATEPAQTVEKIVETQPDSMEYILQVGSFRNNVDADKLRAQLILLNLDARIEKVTIRNGELWHRVIVGPFQDQSRLASARSTLVANQYNALMLKRDKNAAP; this comes from the coding sequence ATGTCCCGAGATTACGCCAAAAAAAATCGTTCCCCGAATCGTCGTCGCGCACCGGCGAAACCGCCCGTGCCGGGCTGGGTGTGGCTGTTAATCGGCGGCATTCTGGGCGCTTTTATCATGTTTCTGGTTTACCTGGCTGATGTAGTGCCACAACCAGCGACACAGGAAAAGCCGGTAGCCGAAAAGCCAAAAGTCACGCGCACAGAAACAGAAGAAGAAAAAGTGCCCAAGCCGCGCTTTGATTTTTATAAATTGCTCCAGGAGAGTGAGGTCATCGTACCTGCCACTGAGCCGGCACAAACCGTTGAAAAAATTGTGGAGACACAACCGGATTCGATGGAGTACATCCTGCAAGTTGGCTCTTTCCGCAACAATGTAGATGCCGATAAATTGCGCGCGCAGCTGATCCTGCTTAACCTCGATGCGCGGATTGAAAAGGTGACCATTCGCAATGGCGAATTGTGGCATCGCGTCATCGTCGGCCCATTTCAGGATCAGTCGCGACTGGCCAGCGCTCGCTCCACGTTGGTCGCGAACCAATATAACGCCCTCATGTTAAAGCGCGACAAAAACGCAGCGCCCTGA
- a CDS encoding primosomal protein N', translating into MPTVFLQVAIPTPLRRRFDYLPPVDMPLEQVALLRPGTLLRLPFGHQEVVGVLLSLHQEASVAANQLRHALGVIDELPAFMPDVLALCLWAADYYQSPVGEALHTALPALLRQGEMARLRTEPIYHLTTAGKGLPAGSLKRAPRQAALLAALQDTPYLTRADLQILDIPTTTIKPLMKKGLVACSEQVLTPESTQTTLREQPLILNPEQAEVLEKINLDQFQVSLLDGATGSGKTEIYLQAIARTLAQGKQALVLIPEIGLTPQTLQRFQRRFAVPVVALHSGLNDRERLDAWVQAREGIARVVIGTRSAIFTPLKEPGIIIVDEEHDNSFKQQDGFRYSARDLAVMRASQLKIPLLLGSATPALESLNNAQQGRYQYLRLTRRAGSAVPPSIQLLDIRAQPLHEGFAQDTLKAIALEIQARHQVLIFINRRGYAPTLQCHDCGWLANCNHCDARMTVHQQPRHLHCHHCDHQRPLPSRCPSCHSHQLQPLGQGTERSEEALRQLFPQTRILRVDRDSTRGKHAMHRLLDEVQSGEPCILVGTQMLAKGHHFPLVTLVVIIDADAGLFSADFRGPERMGQLLLQVAGRAGRADKPGTVILQSHHTEHPLVQTLMLQGYHALAELLLHERRITQLPPYRHLALLRAESKRPELAVEFLRLARAQAEQWQPSSHHFSYLGPLPAMMEKRGDRFRYQLQFNSAQRKPLQQLLAQLTAQLENEALGKRVRWSIDVDPQEMN; encoded by the coding sequence ATGCCTACGGTTTTTCTTCAGGTCGCAATCCCCACTCCCTTGCGTCGCCGCTTTGACTACCTACCCCCGGTGGACATGCCGCTGGAGCAGGTTGCGCTTTTGCGGCCCGGAACACTCTTACGCTTACCCTTCGGGCACCAGGAAGTCGTCGGTGTATTACTGTCGCTACATCAGGAAGCCTCCGTGGCTGCCAACCAATTGCGCCATGCGCTCGGCGTCATTGATGAACTACCGGCTTTTATGCCCGATGTGCTTGCATTGTGCTTATGGGCCGCTGACTACTATCAAAGCCCGGTCGGTGAAGCCTTGCATACCGCGTTGCCGGCGCTCTTACGCCAGGGAGAAATGGCCCGATTACGTACGGAGCCGATCTATCACCTCACAACAGCTGGAAAAGGTTTGCCGGCCGGCAGCCTGAAACGCGCTCCGCGTCAGGCCGCTTTGCTGGCTGCACTGCAAGATACACCTTATTTAACGCGCGCCGATCTGCAAATACTGGACATACCCACTACCACCATCAAGCCGCTGATGAAGAAAGGACTGGTTGCTTGCAGTGAGCAAGTACTTACACCAGAATCGACACAGACTACCTTGCGCGAACAGCCGTTGATACTAAACCCGGAACAGGCAGAGGTTCTTGAAAAGATAAACCTGGACCAGTTCCAGGTAAGTCTGCTGGATGGGGCCACTGGCAGCGGTAAGACGGAAATCTATCTGCAAGCCATCGCCCGAACCTTGGCCCAAGGCAAGCAGGCATTGGTATTGATCCCCGAAATCGGGCTTACGCCACAAACGCTACAACGATTCCAACGGCGTTTCGCGGTGCCTGTTGTCGCCCTGCATTCCGGCCTCAATGATCGGGAACGGCTGGATGCCTGGGTACAGGCGCGTGAGGGCATTGCCCGGGTAGTTATCGGCACCCGGTCGGCTATCTTCACACCGCTCAAGGAGCCGGGAATCATCATTGTTGATGAAGAGCACGATAACTCCTTCAAACAACAGGACGGTTTTCGCTACTCTGCCCGCGACCTAGCCGTTATGCGCGCCAGTCAGCTCAAGATTCCGTTATTGCTCGGTTCCGCCACGCCGGCGTTGGAAAGCCTCAATAACGCCCAGCAAGGCCGTTATCAATATTTGCGCCTGACCCGCCGTGCCGGTTCAGCCGTACCCCCCAGCATTCAGCTGCTCGATATTCGCGCGCAACCCTTGCATGAAGGTTTCGCGCAAGACACCCTGAAAGCGATTGCATTGGAAATCCAGGCGCGCCATCAGGTGCTGATATTTATCAACCGGCGCGGTTACGCGCCCACACTCCAATGCCACGATTGTGGCTGGCTGGCTAACTGCAACCACTGTGACGCACGCATGACGGTTCATCAGCAGCCGCGCCACCTGCATTGCCATCATTGTGATCACCAGCGCCCATTGCCCTCACGCTGCCCAAGCTGTCACAGCCATCAACTGCAACCTTTAGGGCAGGGCACGGAGCGCAGTGAAGAAGCTTTGCGCCAGCTGTTTCCACAGACGCGAATACTGCGGGTTGATCGCGACTCCACGCGCGGCAAACATGCCATGCATCGTTTGCTGGACGAGGTGCAATCCGGCGAGCCTTGTATCCTGGTGGGGACACAGATGTTGGCTAAAGGTCATCATTTTCCCCTGGTCACCCTGGTCGTTATCATTGATGCGGACGCCGGTTTGTTCAGTGCCGACTTTCGCGGCCCCGAGCGGATGGGACAATTGTTACTTCAGGTAGCCGGGCGAGCCGGCCGGGCCGACAAGCCCGGTACGGTTATCTTGCAGAGCCACCACACTGAACATCCTCTGGTGCAAACCTTGATGCTGCAGGGTTATCACGCGCTGGCCGAGCTGTTATTGCACGAGCGACGCATTACCCAATTACCTCCCTATCGGCATCTCGCACTCTTGCGTGCAGAAAGCAAACGGCCTGAACTGGCCGTGGAGTTTTTACGTCTGGCTCGCGCTCAGGCTGAGCAATGGCAGCCATCCAGCCACCATTTCAGTTACCTTGGCCCTTTGCCAGCCATGATGGAAAAACGCGGCGACCGTTTTCGCTATCAATTGCAATTCAACAGTGCACAGCGCAAACCCCTGCAACAACTCCTCGCACAACTCACTGCACAATTGGAAAACGAGGCATTGGGTAAACGGGTTCGCTGGTCCATTGATGTAGATCCGCAGGAAATGAATTAG
- the rpmE gene encoding 50S ribosomal protein L31, protein MKPEIHPNYADVAVNCSCGNTFKTRSTLGKDFHVDVCSECHPFYTGKQKMVDTGGRIDRFTKRFASRIGGKK, encoded by the coding sequence ATGAAACCAGAAATTCATCCTAATTACGCTGACGTAGCTGTTAACTGCAGCTGTGGCAACACCTTTAAAACTCGCTCTACCCTGGGTAAAGATTTCCACGTAGACGTCTGCAGTGAGTGCCACCCTTTTTACACCGGCAAGCAGAAGATGGTAGATACCGGTGGTCGTATTGACCGCTTTACCAAGCGCTTCGCTAGCCGTATTGGTGGCAAAAAGTAA
- a CDS encoding thermonuclease family protein has translation MLLKTPKAVAFGVFVCASIWNNMAVAACPATRIDETVQLAQVVDGDTLRLQDGRRVRVLGINTPEVAWEGHVGQALGVEATAASRRFLPRHQKVHLVYDLDHKDRYGRMLAHVYNQRRQSLAAHLLEQGLALQVVVPPNVSEMGCLTRQEDLARRQNRGIWREKAWNLRPAAELALDQTGFSRIQGKVTKVSVLRDVWLELDGPVVVKIAQQDRQYFADDQWQSWLGKSIKVRGWLINRASEFQRKRGFKPLQMQVRHPLMLEESPGEQR, from the coding sequence ATGCTTCTAAAAACGCCGAAAGCAGTAGCTTTCGGCGTTTTTGTTTGCGCCTCCATCTGGAACAATATGGCGGTGGCTGCCTGCCCTGCCACCCGGATCGACGAAACCGTTCAGCTTGCCCAGGTGGTGGATGGCGATACGTTGCGTTTACAGGATGGTCGACGTGTGCGGGTTTTAGGTATCAATACCCCCGAAGTTGCGTGGGAAGGGCATGTTGGTCAGGCATTGGGTGTTGAAGCAACAGCCGCAAGCCGCCGGTTTCTGCCCCGCCATCAGAAGGTTCACCTCGTCTACGATCTGGACCATAAAGACCGCTATGGCCGGATGCTGGCACACGTTTATAACCAGCGACGTCAAAGTCTGGCAGCACATTTACTTGAGCAAGGATTGGCGCTACAGGTGGTCGTGCCTCCCAATGTAAGTGAAATGGGTTGCCTGACGCGTCAGGAAGATCTTGCTCGCCGGCAAAACCGTGGCATATGGCGAGAGAAGGCGTGGAATTTGCGGCCCGCTGCTGAGCTTGCGCTCGATCAAACGGGTTTTAGTCGCATCCAGGGAAAAGTCACCAAGGTGAGTGTGCTGCGTGACGTCTGGTTGGAGCTTGATGGCCCAGTGGTGGTCAAGATTGCGCAACAGGATCGGCAGTATTTTGCCGATGACCAATGGCAGTCATGGCTTGGCAAATCTATCAAAGTGCGCGGTTGGCTGATCAACCGCGCCAGCGAATTCCAGCGCAAACGCGGTTTTAAACCTTTACAAATGCAGGTGCGTCATCCTCTTATGTTAGAGGAGTCACCGGGCGAGCAAAGGTAA
- a CDS encoding penicillin-binding protein 1A, with the protein MPTKKTWLKALFWLLLSGFSVTLVTLAGMYLYLSPNLPSVETLKQVKLQTPLRVYSRDNKLIGEFGEQRRTPLTFEQLPPLYIKALLAAEDAEFYDHHGVSLRGLLRAGSQLLQTGQIQSGGSTITMQLARDFFLTRKQVFSRKFNEILLSFQIERQLTKEEILELFSNKMFFGNRAYGLQAAAQIYYGKDASELSLAQYATIVGSLKAPSAYNPLANPQRALIRRDWIIGRMLKLKYIDQATHDAAISESILTSYHGLTLDLYAPYVAELARKEVFDRFGENTYNDGYRVYTSVDSEMQASAQTSVISGLLSYDQRHGYRGPEQRFEPSATDDFSDWREKLGDIPNFGGLEVAAITEVAEQAVKAITASGEIIELGWEQGLATARPYINEDSRGPAPTKAGDFLQYGDVIRIARDTEGAWRLSQVPAVQGTLVALNPQDGAILALVGGFDFRQSHFNRAVQGARQPGSSFKPFFYTAALENGFTPASVINDAPIVIEDTAIGASWRPENDDGKFSGPIRLRQALYRSRNLVSIRLLRSLGLDKALDSLERFGFDKTQFPRDLTLALGTHELTPLQMATGYATFANGGFKIEPHLVTRIEDASGEVVYEAQPMIVCKECEQAEAARQAAALLNVLPEEEPGYIPFEEALTNEILPQPIDTTRYAPRIIEERVAYIIDSMLKDVITLGTGRLARKLERSDIAGKTGTTNGPRDTWFAGYSPDVVAVSWVGFDQNTLLGRTEYGGSAALPIWIDFMRTALDGVEEKIPSQPNGIVTVRINRDTGARAQPEDPDAIFEIFRVEDAPQAGDSTSPNGEQSADEILPEELF; encoded by the coding sequence ATGCCTACTAAAAAAACCTGGTTGAAAGCCCTTTTCTGGTTGTTACTGTCCGGCTTCAGCGTTACTTTGGTGACACTGGCTGGCATGTACCTCTACCTGAGCCCCAATCTTCCTTCGGTGGAAACGTTAAAGCAGGTTAAATTACAGACCCCTTTACGCGTTTATTCAAGGGACAATAAGTTAATTGGTGAATTTGGCGAACAGCGTCGCACACCGTTAACCTTCGAACAGCTTCCACCCTTATATATCAAAGCCTTACTTGCTGCAGAAGACGCCGAATTCTACGACCATCATGGCGTTTCGCTAAGGGGTCTATTGCGCGCGGGTTCACAATTATTGCAAACAGGCCAAATCCAGTCCGGTGGCAGCACCATCACTATGCAGCTGGCACGTGATTTTTTCCTTACCCGCAAACAAGTATTTTCGAGAAAGTTCAATGAGATACTGCTTTCTTTTCAAATTGAGCGCCAGCTCACAAAAGAAGAGATACTTGAGCTGTTCAGCAACAAGATGTTTTTCGGTAACCGCGCTTATGGATTGCAGGCTGCCGCCCAGATCTATTATGGCAAAGACGCGAGTGAGCTTTCGTTAGCCCAGTACGCCACCATCGTTGGCAGCCTGAAAGCCCCTTCGGCCTATAACCCATTGGCAAACCCCCAACGCGCTCTGATTCGCCGCGACTGGATCATCGGTCGTATGCTGAAACTGAAATACATTGATCAAGCTACCCATGACGCAGCTATCAGTGAGTCCATCCTCACCAGCTATCACGGCCTGACATTGGATCTGTATGCGCCCTATGTCGCGGAACTGGCGCGCAAGGAAGTCTTTGATCGCTTTGGTGAAAATACGTACAACGATGGTTATCGGGTTTACACCAGCGTCGATAGCGAGATGCAAGCAAGCGCTCAAACATCTGTTATCAGCGGCTTACTCAGTTATGACCAACGCCATGGCTATCGAGGCCCCGAGCAGCGATTTGAGCCATCTGCAACGGATGATTTCAGTGACTGGCGAGAAAAGTTGGGAGATATACCCAACTTTGGCGGGCTGGAGGTAGCAGCGATTACCGAGGTTGCCGAACAGGCAGTAAAGGCGATTACCGCTTCGGGAGAAATCATCGAACTTGGTTGGGAACAAGGCTTGGCCACTGCCCGCCCCTATATCAATGAAGACAGTCGCGGCCCCGCCCCCACAAAGGCGGGAGATTTTCTTCAATACGGCGACGTGATCCGCATCGCCAGAGACACAGAAGGCGCCTGGCGCTTGAGCCAGGTGCCTGCGGTACAAGGAACCCTGGTAGCGCTAAACCCTCAGGATGGTGCGATCCTCGCCTTGGTCGGCGGCTTCGATTTCCGCCAAAGTCACTTTAATCGCGCGGTACAAGGTGCGCGGCAGCCGGGCTCCAGTTTCAAACCCTTTTTCTATACGGCAGCCCTGGAAAATGGCTTTACCCCAGCATCCGTCATCAATGATGCGCCCATTGTGATTGAAGACACGGCAATTGGCGCGTCCTGGCGGCCGGAAAATGACGATGGAAAGTTTTCCGGACCCATTCGTTTGCGCCAGGCGCTGTATCGCTCGCGCAATCTGGTATCGATTCGGCTACTGCGCAGCCTCGGCCTGGACAAAGCGCTGGATAGCCTCGAACGCTTTGGTTTCGACAAGACCCAATTTCCCCGCGACCTCACACTGGCACTGGGCACTCATGAACTGACACCGCTGCAAATGGCTACCGGCTACGCTACCTTTGCCAATGGTGGCTTCAAGATAGAACCGCACCTGGTCACGCGCATTGAAGACGCATCAGGCGAAGTCGTGTACGAAGCGCAACCGATGATCGTTTGCAAAGAGTGCGAGCAGGCCGAGGCCGCACGCCAGGCAGCCGCTTTGCTCAACGTATTGCCGGAAGAAGAGCCCGGTTACATACCTTTCGAGGAAGCGCTGACAAACGAGATACTTCCCCAGCCCATCGATACCACTCGCTACGCCCCTCGCATCATCGAAGAACGGGTGGCTTACATCATTGATTCGATGTTAAAAGACGTCATTACGCTGGGTACCGGCCGGTTGGCGCGCAAGCTGGAGCGCAGTGACATTGCCGGCAAGACAGGCACCACCAATGGTCCAAGAGATACCTGGTTTGCTGGCTATAGTCCGGATGTCGTTGCCGTCAGCTGGGTAGGGTTTGATCAAAACACGCTCCTGGGGCGAACAGAGTATGGCGGCTCAGCAGCACTGCCGATCTGGATTGACTTTATGCGCACCGCTCTGGATGGTGTTGAGGAAAAAATCCCATCACAGCCTAATGGCATCGTTACCGTACGCATCAATCGCGACACTGGTGCCCGGGCACAACCCGAAGATCCCGATGCAATATTTGAGATTTTTCGCGTGGAAGATGCCCCCCAGGCAGGTGATAGCACCTCACCCAATGGCGAACAGTCCGCAGATGAAATCTTGCCGGAGGAGCTGTTTTAG
- a CDS encoding pilus assembly protein PilM: protein MGILGFLEKKAKPVLGLDISSTSVKLLELSRHGDRYRVETYAVRALPPNAVVEKNINDQEAVAEVIKAMVKQSKTKLKHAAVAVAGSAVITKVIDMPAGLSDDAMETQISLEADQYIPFPLEEVAIDFEVQGESPRNPDQVEVLLAACRRENVEMRANVLELADLTPEKVDVEAYSMERAYELIADQLEDQDGQVVAIIDVGATMTTLSVLVDGKTVYTREQLFGGKQLTEEIQRRYGLSMEEAGLAKKQGGLPDDYESEVLGPFKEAVVQQVTRSLQFFFSASQYNDVDYIILAGGVASMDGLVGLIEEKLGTQTVVANPFAGMSVSSRVNAVALANDAPSLMIATGLAMRSFD from the coding sequence ATGGGCATCTTAGGCTTCCTCGAGAAAAAAGCGAAACCAGTGTTGGGACTGGATATCAGTTCAACTTCGGTCAAATTGCTTGAATTAAGCCGCCACGGTGATCGCTATCGTGTCGAGACTTATGCTGTGAGAGCTCTACCGCCAAATGCGGTGGTGGAGAAAAATATTAATGACCAGGAGGCCGTTGCTGAGGTCATCAAAGCAATGGTCAAGCAATCCAAGACCAAGCTGAAACATGCAGCAGTTGCGGTTGCCGGTTCGGCGGTGATCACCAAAGTGATCGATATGCCTGCCGGGTTAAGTGACGATGCAATGGAAACCCAGATTTCCCTTGAAGCTGACCAATACATTCCCTTCCCTCTTGAAGAGGTGGCTATCGACTTCGAAGTTCAGGGCGAGTCACCGCGCAATCCCGATCAGGTTGAGGTCTTGCTTGCCGCCTGTCGTCGTGAAAATGTTGAGATGCGCGCTAACGTCCTTGAACTGGCTGATTTAACTCCGGAAAAAGTGGATGTTGAAGCCTACAGCATGGAGCGTGCCTACGAATTGATTGCGGACCAGTTGGAAGATCAGGATGGTCAGGTTGTGGCTATCATTGACGTGGGCGCCACTATGACCACGCTCAGCGTCCTTGTCGATGGCAAAACGGTTTATACCCGCGAACAACTGTTCGGTGGCAAGCAACTTACCGAAGAAATTCAACGCCGCTATGGTTTATCGATGGAAGAGGCCGGGTTGGCCAAGAAGCAAGGCGGTTTGCCAGACGATTATGAATCTGAAGTACTGGGCCCTTTTAAAGAAGCTGTCGTGCAGCAGGTCACTCGTTCCCTACAATTTTTCTTCTCTGCCAGCCAATACAATGATGTCGATTACATTATTTTGGCTGGTGGTGTGGCGTCGATGGACGGCCTGGTAGGTTTGATTGAAGAAAAATTGGGCACCCAGACTGTGGTAGCCAATCCCTTTGCCGGTATGTCGGTGTCGTCGCGGGTCAATGCTGTAGCGCTGGCTAATGATGCTCCTTCATTGATGATTGCCACTGGCTTGGCAATGAGGAGTTTCGACTAA